CCGAGGAGCCGATCGGTGAGGTTCCGGATGCCGCTCCCGAGGACATGGACAGAGCGATAGCGGCCGCCCGCGAGGCCTTCGACAACGGCCCGTGGCCGCGGCTGAGTCCGTTCGAGCGGATCGAGAAGATCGAGAAGCTCGCGGCCGTCTATGCCGGTCATCTGGATGAGATGGCCGATCTGATCACCGCCGAGATGGGCTCCCCCCGACGCTTCAGCCGGTTGGCTCAGGCCGCCGGCGCGGCGTCGATGATGACTGTGACAGCGGCGACCGCGCGGGAGTATCCGTGGGTCGAGCGGCGCCAGGGGGTGTTCGGGGAGGCCCACGTGCGCAAGGCGCCGGTGGGGGTCGTCGGCGCGATCGTGCCGTGGAATGTGCCCCATCTCGTGCTGATGCCGAAGCTGATCCCGGCGCTGATCGCCGGCTGCTCGGTCGTCGTCAAGCCGGCACCGGAAACACCGTTGGACGCAATGTGGTTGGCCGAAATGCTCGACGAAGTCGATCTGCCCGAAGGGGTGGTGTCGATCGTTCCGGGCGGCCGGGACACCGGCGAACACCTGGTGCGGCATCCCGGCGTGGACAAGATCGCGTTCACCGGCTCCACCGCCAGCGGGCGGCGGATCGCGTCGATCTGCGGCGAGCAGCTCAAGCGGGTGAGTCTGGAGCTGGGCGGCAAGTCCGCAGCGATCATCCTCGATGACGCCGACATCGACAGCACCGTCGCGGGATTGAAGAC
Above is a window of Mycobacteriales bacterium DNA encoding:
- a CDS encoding aldehyde dehydrogenase family protein, which translates into the protein MRSLSYDDLFIAGRWQAPSTTRRLSVISPHTEEPIGEVPDAAPEDMDRAIAAAREAFDNGPWPRLSPFERIEKIEKLAAVYAGHLDEMADLITAEMGSPRRFSRLAQAAGAASMMTVTAATAREYPWVERRQGVFGEAHVRKAPVGVVGAIVPWNVPHLVLMPKLIPALIAGCSVVVKPAPETPLDAMWLAEMLDEVDLPEGVVSIVPGGRDTGEHLVRHPGVDKIAFTGSTASGRRIASICGEQLKRVSLELGGKSAAIILDDADIDSTVAGLKT